From a region of the Vicingus serpentipes genome:
- a CDS encoding enoyl-CoA hydratase/isomerase family protein, which yields MSYNNIIIEIAEKVAVLTINRPNQLNALNSETIKELGDAFKSLESDDNVKAIIITGSGEKAFVAGADIKEFYQFDVAEGKELAAKGHQYLFDVVQNLTTPVIAAVNGFALGGGLELAMSCHFRLASDNAKLGLPEVTLGVIPGYGGTQRLAQLVGKGRAMEMIMTAKMISAEEAYGYGLVNQVTTQEELLASCQKIALKIVKNSSVAIASAIRAVNAGYTDGVNGFDTEIEEFGKCFGTEDFKEGTTAFIEKRKANFPGK from the coding sequence ATGAGTTACAACAACATTATAATTGAAATAGCAGAAAAAGTCGCTGTTTTAACAATTAACCGTCCTAATCAGTTAAATGCATTAAATTCTGAAACTATAAAAGAGTTAGGAGATGCTTTTAAGAGTTTGGAAAGTGACGATAATGTAAAAGCAATAATTATTACAGGTTCAGGTGAAAAAGCTTTTGTAGCTGGTGCAGACATTAAAGAGTTTTATCAGTTTGATGTTGCTGAAGGGAAAGAATTGGCTGCAAAAGGACATCAATATTTATTTGACGTAGTTCAAAATTTAACAACACCAGTAATTGCAGCTGTTAATGGATTTGCCCTAGGAGGAGGTTTAGAGTTGGCGATGAGTTGTCATTTTAGATTAGCTTCAGACAATGCTAAATTAGGATTGCCAGAGGTTACTTTAGGAGTTATTCCTGGGTATGGTGGAACACAACGGCTGGCTCAATTAGTTGGTAAGGGGAGAGCTATGGAAATGATAATGACTGCAAAAATGATTTCTGCCGAAGAAGCTTACGGTTATGGATTAGTAAATCAGGTTACAACACAAGAAGAATTACTAGCTTCCTGCCAAAAAATTGCGTTAAAGATTGTTAAAAACTCATCTGTTGCAATAGCAAGTGCAATAAGAGCTGTAAATGCAGGTTATACTGATGGTGTAAATGGTTTTGATACTGAAATAGAAGAGTTTGGAAAATGCTTTGGAACAGAAGATTTTAAAGAAGGAACAACTGCTTTTATTGAAAAACGAAAAGCCAATTTTCCTGGGAAATAA
- a CDS encoding PorP/SprF family type IX secretion system membrane protein, translating to MKKLIFLIITLVFLSKQDLFAQDNRFSQFNSSPLLLNPGLAGMGNGYSRANINYRTQWTGIENSFKTTGISIDLPIFSEKMNWKRGYIGTGLAFYTDKAGAGNLGTNEINFVISSALFVGKNSKIALGIMGSYIQKSVNPDNIEWGSQYNGYEYNPELSSGENFAVVSTSIIDMSAGISYRYHTGSKAVTNNDQKLLELGLASFRLFEPKYEFLSDGESQISRRYVGHGKYLASINSSKFVVGGTFLYMMQNTSRELTFGPEFRYSLMTNTKYTGYLKDSYIGAQLLYRYKDAIIPVLFFKFGNFKLSGSYDYNLSALNGAGGKSVNGFEFSIQFNDFEGTLFGQGSKHVTMKGSTGNL from the coding sequence ATGAAAAAACTTATTTTTTTAATAATAACCTTAGTGTTTTTGAGTAAACAAGACTTGTTTGCTCAGGATAATAGATTTTCTCAATTTAATTCTTCACCATTACTTCTTAACCCAGGGTTAGCAGGAATGGGAAACGGCTACAGTAGGGCAAACATTAATTATCGAACACAATGGACAGGGATAGAAAATTCATTTAAAACAACTGGAATTTCGATCGATTTACCAATTTTTTCAGAAAAAATGAATTGGAAAAGAGGCTACATTGGAACTGGATTAGCTTTTTATACTGACAAAGCTGGAGCTGGAAATTTAGGGACTAATGAAATTAATTTTGTCATAAGTTCAGCCCTATTTGTTGGGAAAAACAGTAAAATAGCTCTTGGTATTATGGGGAGCTATATTCAAAAATCTGTTAACCCAGACAATATTGAATGGGGGTCACAATATAATGGATATGAATATAACCCTGAATTATCGAGTGGTGAAAATTTTGCGGTAGTTTCAACAAGTATAATAGATATGTCTGCAGGTATTAGCTATAGATATCATACAGGAAGTAAAGCTGTTACAAATAACGATCAAAAACTTCTTGAGTTAGGGTTAGCTTCTTTTCGTTTGTTTGAACCTAAGTATGAATTTTTATCGGATGGAGAAAGCCAAATCAGTAGAAGATATGTTGGTCATGGTAAATATTTAGCTTCAATAAATAGTTCGAAGTTTGTTGTTGGAGGTACTTTTTTATATATGATGCAAAACACATCTAGAGAACTTACTTTTGGACCTGAGTTTAGATATTCTTTAATGACTAATACAAAGTACACTGGTTACTTAAAAGATTCATACATAGGAGCACAACTTTTATATCGTTATAAAGACGCAATTATTCCTGTTTTGTTTTTCAAATTTGGAAACTTTAAATTAAGTGGTTCTTACGATTATAATCTTTCGGCATTAAATGGTGCTGGAGGTAAAAGTGTAAACGGATTTGAATTTTCGATACAATTTAATGATTTTGAGGGTACTTTGTTTGGTCAGGGAAGTAAACACGTAACAATGAAAGGGAGTACAGGAAACCTTTAA